One genomic segment of uncultured Desulfobacter sp. includes these proteins:
- a CDS encoding glycosyltransferase family 4 protein produces the protein MKIWIITIYEPLPFGHPETKPQRCGMLAHALMERGHDVEIWTSAFDHINHRHYYKNSYFVPNDERLAIQYIKGSGYPHDQSIKRYFHNRQTGVEFFRLAQSRNECPDIIFAPVPILELAEAAVRFANQKSIPIIVDVRDLWPDVYFSFFPKFVHQVVRLLLFFEFRRAEFIFQNASGITAISRAYLNKGLEYGKRSEKEIDRFFPLGSISSHSSNSNFNFDKLPLSKVDNFQNFLADVHNCFIITYVGTFSKFIDMQNIFDAANLLLGYKAIKIIIVGSGDNHENFLDQSQQLSNVLMTGWLDAQSVKLILKHTDVGLAAYSKKAPMSLPNKPFEYMAAGLPLLSSLKGELEELIQIHNIGQNYQAGNPESLAKKIQWFYDNPAQMLKMSENSLSLFSQKFCSEKVYKKFAVYLERMANIRNNLRS, from the coding sequence ATGAAAATTTGGATAATTACAATCTATGAGCCTCTCCCTTTTGGACATCCGGAAACAAAACCACAGCGGTGTGGTATGCTTGCCCACGCTTTGATGGAGCGTGGGCATGATGTTGAAATCTGGACATCTGCATTTGACCATATTAACCATAGGCACTATTATAAAAATTCATATTTTGTGCCCAATGATGAACGATTAGCGATTCAATACATAAAAGGAAGTGGTTATCCGCACGATCAATCAATAAAACGATACTTTCATAATCGCCAAACTGGCGTTGAATTTTTTCGTCTTGCACAAAGCCGAAATGAATGCCCTGATATTATTTTTGCTCCAGTTCCCATTCTTGAACTTGCAGAAGCTGCAGTAAGGTTTGCCAACCAAAAAAGCATTCCTATTATTGTTGATGTTAGAGATTTGTGGCCGGATGTATATTTTTCTTTTTTCCCTAAGTTTGTTCATCAGGTTGTAAGGCTTTTATTGTTTTTTGAATTTCGCCGGGCTGAATTTATTTTTCAAAATGCTTCTGGTATAACAGCAATTTCAAGGGCTTATTTAAATAAAGGGCTTGAATATGGAAAAAGAAGCGAAAAAGAAATAGATCGTTTTTTTCCGTTAGGTTCCATCAGCTCACATAGTTCCAATTCTAATTTCAATTTTGATAAATTACCCTTATCAAAGGTTGATAATTTTCAAAATTTTTTAGCGGATGTCCATAATTGTTTTATTATTACATATGTAGGCACATTCAGCAAATTCATTGATATGCAAAATATTTTTGATGCAGCTAATTTATTATTAGGATATAAAGCAATAAAGATTATTATTGTAGGTTCCGGCGATAATCATGAAAATTTTCTGGATCAAAGCCAACAACTCTCAAATGTTCTAATGACGGGATGGTTAGATGCACAGTCTGTTAAATTAATTCTAAAACACACTGATGTTGGTCTGGCCGCCTATTCTAAAAAGGCACCCATGTCCCTGCCGAATAAGCCTTTTGAGTATATGGCGGCAGGTTTACCTTTGCTTTCCTCATTAAAAGGGGAATTAGAAGAATTAATTCAAATACACAACATTGGCCAAAATTACCAAGCAGGGAATCCTGAATCATTGGCCAAAAAAATACAGTGGTTTTATGACAACCCGGCCCAAATGCTAAAAATGAGTGAGAATTCACTTTCTCTTTTTTCTCAAAAATTTTGCAGTGAAAAAGTCTATAAAAAATTTGCTGTTTATTTAGAGCGAATGGCAAATATTAGAAATAATTTAAGGAGTTAA
- a CDS encoding aldo/keto reductase: MGKSGPEISRLGMGCWAIGGHGWGKVKDEDSVRAIKCALDNGVTFFDTADTYGLGKSEMLLSNVLGPSRKDVVIASKGGVRWNESGKVWSDISPEYLRQAAENSLRRLDIDCIPLYYIHKPDNVTPVQESVFALERLREQGKIGAIGVANFTGDQLLQVLQVAPISAVQMRFNIFDRNANMNIINICRKHNITLVAWGVLADGLLTGKFKTLATFSNDDHRSKMIEFSQKHFSKYAHCVSHLEDLAVSTDHTVGQLAIRWVLDFAPFISPLFGAKTERQVKENLAGDGWTLSKETLKTIDIVTRGCQK, from the coding sequence TTGGGAAAGTCCGGTCCTGAGATCAGTCGCCTGGGAATGGGGTGTTGGGCAATTGGTGGGCATGGGTGGGGTAAAGTAAAGGATGAGGATTCCGTCCGGGCCATAAAATGCGCATTGGACAACGGAGTTACATTCTTTGATACAGCAGACACCTATGGCCTGGGTAAATCTGAAATGTTGCTGTCAAATGTATTGGGTCCTTCCCGCAAGGATGTTGTCATTGCCAGCAAAGGGGGGGTTCGGTGGAATGAATCCGGCAAGGTATGGAGCGATATATCCCCTGAATACCTTCGTCAAGCAGCTGAAAACAGCTTGAGGCGGTTGGATATAGATTGTATTCCTCTGTATTATATTCATAAACCTGATAATGTCACTCCGGTTCAGGAAAGTGTATTTGCGCTAGAACGATTGCGTGAACAAGGAAAAATTGGTGCTATCGGGGTTGCTAATTTTACCGGGGATCAGCTGTTGCAGGTTTTACAGGTTGCACCCATTTCAGCTGTTCAGATGCGGTTTAATATTTTTGACCGAAATGCGAATATGAATATTATCAATATCTGCAGGAAACATAACATTACCCTTGTTGCCTGGGGGGTGTTGGCTGATGGATTGCTGACCGGTAAATTCAAGACACTAGCAACTTTTTCAAATGATGATCATCGCAGTAAAATGATTGAATTTTCCCAAAAACATTTCTCAAAATATGCGCATTGTGTTTCACATCTTGAAGATTTGGCAGTTTCTACAGATCACACCGTGGGGCAACTTGCGATTCGCTGGGTACTTGACTTTGCACCATTTATAAGTCCATTATTTGGGGCAAAAACGGAACGTCAGGTAAAAGAAAATTTAGCAGGTGATGGATGGACATTGTCAAAAGAAACACTGAAAACAATTGATATCGTAACACGTGGGTGTCAGAAATGA
- the wecB gene encoding UDP-N-acetylglucosamine 2-epimerase (non-hydrolyzing) codes for MKTIMTILGARPQFIKAAMVSRIINDNSELREILVHTGQHFDSNMSDVFFSELEIPKPTHHLGISGGSHGAMTGRMIEQLEAVMQKEAPDWVMIYGDTNSTLAGALAAAKLDIPVAHVEAGLRSWNRRMPEEINRVLTDHIATLLFTPTDTATKNLLQEGISGEKIFQVGDVMYDAALYYGERSEKQSRLLTDLSLERGRYILATIHRQENTDDPDRLKNIFLELQKVAYSIPVVLPLHPRTRKYLEAAEFNKLTTGLVLLSPLSYLDMALMERCAAVIVTDSGGVQKEAYFHGVPCVTLRDETEWIELIELSWNRLVPPNSGEIAEKILATIGTQGENARIYGNGDAAKMIVEQFCEKR; via the coding sequence ATGAAAACAATAATGACCATTTTAGGCGCACGCCCTCAATTTATAAAAGCAGCTATGGTTTCACGTATCATCAATGACAACTCGGAGTTGCGAGAAATACTGGTACATACAGGGCAGCATTTTGATTCAAACATGTCCGACGTTTTTTTTAGTGAACTGGAAATTCCAAAGCCAACCCATCATTTGGGGATATCCGGTGGCAGCCATGGCGCCATGACCGGCAGAATGATCGAACAACTGGAAGCGGTCATGCAAAAGGAAGCTCCGGATTGGGTAATGATTTATGGAGATACCAATTCTACGTTGGCAGGCGCATTGGCAGCGGCCAAATTGGATATACCGGTTGCTCATGTCGAAGCAGGACTTCGTTCATGGAATCGCCGGATGCCTGAAGAAATTAACCGGGTACTGACGGATCATATTGCCACACTCTTATTTACGCCGACTGATACAGCAACAAAAAATCTTTTGCAGGAAGGAATTAGCGGTGAAAAGATATTCCAAGTTGGTGATGTTATGTATGACGCCGCCCTTTATTACGGCGAAAGATCTGAAAAGCAAAGCCGACTTTTAACAGATTTAAGTCTTGAGAGAGGCCGTTATATATTGGCCACTATACACCGTCAGGAAAATACTGATGATCCTGATCGACTAAAGAATATCTTTTTAGAATTACAAAAAGTGGCCTATAGTATACCTGTTGTTTTGCCGTTACACCCTCGCACACGAAAATATCTGGAGGCAGCTGAATTTAATAAATTAACCACAGGCTTGGTTTTACTATCGCCTCTTTCTTACCTGGATATGGCTTTAATGGAGCGTTGTGCTGCTGTGATAGTAACTGATTCGGGTGGCGTGCAAAAAGAAGCGTATTTTCATGGTGTTCCATGTGTGACTTTAAGGGATGAAACAGAATGGATTGAATTGATTGAATTGAGTTGGAATCGTTTAGTACCACCTAATTCTGGAGAAATCGCTGAGAAAATTTTAGCGACTATCGGTACCCAAGGTGAAAATGCAAGGATTTATGGTAATGGTGATGCCGCAAAGATGATTGTTGAACAATTCTGTGAGAAAAGGTAA
- a CDS encoding thiamine pyrophosphate-dependent dehydrogenase E1 component subunit alpha, with the protein MKQYAKDFLVGLYTEMMRIRLCEEGFINPILSGDIRCPVHLYSGEEAVAVGVCSTLDKTDYVYGGHRSHGHFIAKGGSVKELVSEVHCKQGGCSRGRGGSMHLIDPAVGMLGSAPIVAGTISLALGAALAIRIRKQDRVCVSFFGDGASGEGVLYESLNFAALKKLPMVFVCENNLYSTHMPIRKCRPNNDIHKIADPFDIKSLVVDGNNVLAMYEAAREAVDLCRQGNGPIFMECKTYRLRGHVGPDDNIQGTHTDIRPAEEVVEWQHKDPVEIFEKKMMDENVVSSEELVLIKTQVEREITQAFELADADEYPREEEVMAYVFK; encoded by the coding sequence ATGAAACAATACGCAAAAGACTTTTTAGTTGGACTGTACACGGAAATGATGAGAATCCGATTGTGCGAAGAAGGGTTTATAAATCCCATCCTCAGTGGTGACATTCGGTGTCCGGTTCATCTGTATTCCGGAGAGGAAGCCGTTGCGGTAGGGGTATGCAGCACTTTGGATAAAACAGACTATGTTTATGGCGGCCATCGTTCCCACGGGCATTTTATAGCCAAGGGGGGGAGTGTAAAGGAACTGGTATCTGAAGTGCATTGTAAACAAGGTGGATGCTCCCGGGGGCGGGGGGGCTCAATGCACCTGATTGATCCGGCGGTCGGGATGCTGGGGTCGGCCCCTATTGTGGCAGGTACAATTTCCTTGGCCCTGGGCGCGGCCCTTGCTATTCGTATTCGAAAGCAGGATCGGGTCTGTGTCAGTTTTTTCGGAGATGGGGCATCCGGGGAAGGAGTACTGTATGAGTCTTTGAATTTTGCCGCTCTCAAGAAGCTGCCCATGGTATTTGTGTGTGAAAACAATTTGTATTCCACCCATATGCCCATCAGAAAATGTCGGCCCAACAATGATATCCATAAGATTGCAGATCCGTTTGACATAAAATCCTTAGTGGTAGATGGAAACAATGTACTGGCGATGTATGAAGCGGCCCGAGAGGCAGTTGATCTCTGTCGGCAGGGAAACGGCCCTATTTTCATGGAATGCAAAACATACCGCCTCAGAGGGCATGTGGGGCCGGATGACAACATCCAGGGCACCCATACAGATATCCGGCCTGCGGAGGAAGTGGTTGAATGGCAACACAAAGATCCTGTTGAAATTTTTGAGAAAAAAATGATGGATGAAAATGTGGTGAGTTCTGAGGAATTGGTGCTGATTAAAACACAGGTTGAACGGGAAATTACGCAGGCATTTGAATTGGCGGATGCGGACGAATACCCCCGGGAAGAAGAGGTGATGGCCTATGTCTTTAAATAA
- a CDS encoding class I SAM-dependent methyltransferase, which translates to MLESRKLKEIEHSDRRRSIVRAYEYHTDADKGQSKDQFVEKENEFEEHFSNMKFYSISKTSFAHRDALLYENIEGAVALDYCCGNGEVAIEMAKKGASRVVGIDISSVAIENAGKLAKMAGVGNICEFKVMDAEQTEFADTTFDVIHEYGALHHLDLTAALPELSRILKPGGKLICTEALRHNPLIHWYRKRTPQLRTDWEVEHILGFPEIFKGKNYFNILNLKTFHLAALSAVPFRKMVFFEPLLGILNTIDKVLLSLPFIRHMAWVAVMEYKQPKK; encoded by the coding sequence ATGCTTGAAAGTAGAAAACTAAAAGAAATTGAACATTCTGATAGACGGCGTTCAATAGTTCGAGCTTATGAATACCATACCGATGCTGATAAAGGGCAGAGTAAAGATCAATTTGTTGAAAAAGAAAATGAATTTGAAGAACATTTCAGCAACATGAAATTTTACAGCATTTCAAAAACCAGTTTCGCGCATCGGGATGCGTTATTGTACGAAAATATTGAAGGCGCAGTTGCCTTGGACTATTGTTGCGGAAATGGTGAGGTTGCCATTGAAATGGCAAAAAAGGGTGCTTCAAGGGTAGTGGGTATTGATATCAGTTCAGTTGCCATAGAAAATGCGGGGAAATTGGCAAAAATGGCCGGGGTTGGAAATATTTGCGAATTCAAGGTGATGGATGCGGAGCAAACCGAGTTTGCAGATACCACATTTGATGTCATACATGAATATGGCGCTTTGCATCATTTAGACCTCACGGCGGCTTTACCTGAACTTTCGAGAATACTGAAACCAGGTGGTAAATTGATATGCACTGAAGCATTGCGGCATAACCCTTTGATTCACTGGTACAGAAAACGTACACCTCAGCTCAGGACTGACTGGGAAGTAGAACACATCCTGGGGTTTCCGGAAATATTTAAAGGAAAAAATTATTTTAACATTCTGAATTTAAAAACATTTCATTTGGCTGCTCTGTCTGCTGTGCCTTTTCGAAAGATGGTTTTTTTTGAACCGTTGCTTGGTATTCTTAATACAATAGATAAGGTCTTATTATCACTTCCTTTTATCCGCCACATGGCCTGGGTAGCTGTTATGGAATACAAACAGCCAAAAAAATGA
- a CDS encoding IS110 family transposase gives MRGFSSFTQDLQKMKTWLIENSCPVVAMESTGVYWHPVYNTIEDTMEVVLVNARHIKNVPGRKTDICDSKWLAGLLRHGLVKGSFIPPEHVSEWRELSRLRKIYTESLADYKRRVYKLFITANIKIDSVVSDLFGLTGLNLIDLLCKNDEVTLEKVQECTKGSLKKKIPELYLSLHGYFKDHHQFQLIGMMEAIEMFERQIEQINARLEILTRDHENLLERLDEFPGIDKKSAQAVLGEVGVTLDEFKSMVAFVAWAGLCPGNNESAGKRKSGRNHPFKTILVQIAWAAIKTKGSYYKAKYYKLKARRGARKAIVAIAHRIAKAIYNIIKNGDRYKDLGEEYLSKPNKQRVIKNLAKKADELGMKLVPCEG, from the coding sequence ATCCGGGGATTTTCATCATTTACTCAAGATTTGCAAAAAATGAAAACGTGGTTAATTGAAAATAGCTGTCCTGTCGTGGCAATGGAAAGTACCGGGGTATATTGGCATCCGGTTTATAACACCATCGAAGATACGATGGAGGTTGTTTTGGTGAATGCCAGGCATATTAAAAATGTTCCCGGCAGAAAAACAGATATCTGTGACAGTAAGTGGCTTGCCGGACTGCTTCGTCATGGCTTGGTAAAAGGTAGTTTTATTCCCCCCGAACATGTCAGTGAATGGCGTGAATTAAGCCGATTGAGAAAGATATATACGGAATCTCTGGCTGATTATAAGCGACGTGTTTATAAACTCTTTATCACGGCAAATATTAAAATTGATTCGGTCGTTTCTGATCTGTTCGGGCTTACCGGTTTGAATCTCATTGATTTGTTATGCAAAAACGATGAAGTGACCTTGGAAAAAGTTCAGGAATGCACGAAAGGAAGTCTTAAAAAGAAAATTCCTGAATTGTATCTAAGCCTCCATGGATATTTTAAAGATCATCATCAATTCCAACTGATTGGCATGATGGAGGCCATTGAGATGTTTGAAAGGCAGATTGAACAGATTAATGCCAGATTGGAAATACTTACCCGTGATCATGAAAATTTACTGGAAAGATTAGATGAATTTCCCGGGATCGATAAAAAGTCAGCACAAGCTGTTCTTGGAGAAGTTGGGGTTACACTGGATGAGTTTAAAAGCATGGTCGCTTTTGTTGCATGGGCCGGATTGTGCCCTGGAAACAATGAAAGCGCAGGTAAAAGGAAGAGTGGCCGGAACCATCCATTCAAAACGATTTTAGTCCAAATCGCTTGGGCCGCGATCAAGACGAAGGGTTCATATTACAAAGCCAAGTATTATAAGCTCAAAGCCAGACGAGGTGCCAGAAAGGCGATTGTTGCCATAGCCCATAGAATTGCAAAAGCCATTTACAACATCATCAAAAATGGAGACAGATATAAAGACCTTGGAGAAGAATACTTAAGCAAGCCCAACAAACAAAGAGTGATAAAAAATTTGGCAAAAAAGGCTGATGAGTTAGGAATGAAACTTGTTCCTTGTGAAGGTTAA
- a CDS encoding sugar transferase has protein sequence MLDLCFSTAVLFVIWPLIGIVAIAIKLSSPGPVFYRGIRTGLHGKPFRILKFRSMVENAESLGGPTTGSNDCRVTRIGSFLRRTKFDEFPQFFNVLTGDMSLVGPRPEVLEYTATYSGVEKCITSMRPGITDYASIEFADLDDRVGDRDPDRYFREHIMPQKTALRVKYVKEWSLWADFKILWMTFFRVLKRVFAR, from the coding sequence ATGCTTGACCTGTGTTTTTCGACAGCGGTCCTTTTTGTAATTTGGCCGTTGATCGGGATAGTTGCCATTGCCATAAAACTATCCAGCCCCGGGCCGGTTTTTTACAGAGGGATAAGAACAGGTTTGCATGGCAAGCCATTTCGGATCTTAAAGTTCAGAAGCATGGTGGAAAATGCTGAATCTTTAGGGGGTCCAACGACTGGGTCCAATGACTGTCGTGTGACACGTATCGGTTCATTTCTCCGACGGACAAAATTTGATGAATTCCCTCAGTTTTTTAATGTGTTGACAGGTGATATGAGTTTGGTCGGCCCCCGACCGGAGGTGTTGGAATATACCGCTACTTACTCGGGTGTTGAAAAATGTATTACATCCATGCGGCCGGGAATCACAGATTATGCCTCCATCGAATTTGCCGATCTTGACGACCGGGTGGGTGATAGAGACCCGGACAGATATTTTCGGGAACATATCATGCCGCAAAAAACAGCCTTGAGGGTAAAATATGTTAAAGAATGGTCCCTTTGGGCAGATTTTAAGATTCTCTGGATGACTTTTTTCAGGGTACTAAAAAGGGTCTTTGCGCGTTGA